In one window of Bombus fervidus isolate BK054 chromosome 4, iyBomFerv1, whole genome shotgun sequence DNA:
- the Svil gene encoding supervillin isoform X3, translating into MVAAGATVLMATSEGTSNKTQNNSTQYENHNICCHYNEVHNNQQNSECPIKKNITPCNINKNKSRSPMLEKNSRLISRSENKESSKNLTLYKTASVRETKASRLRAASIISPNGGTVLSRRLGMSENSTPLGLQPSTSLSVKDEHPISSNSSITNSPRERDKSYKRKSYLNRSLNMETATGDRSNQSECNIRQTRRQSNKQGYISDTISTSYSSNQHQTTNLSKKPFDSKITCPKVKENCSKTYTLPSLNSPANSKHSNIQRTSSGGHSDSEVSRRVDALTALTKSAIERVERLKSQSNLPTNYGLRLENRSSNTPCQVTENSTNNTRALQLSPRKSSILKKSNDEHSQDGSLSHQHTPVSILKHKMSDIDTGQNISTIVNHTILPVTFSPSVRELTHKKHGILKKRSSLDESEILRRRSCSPDISSTDNTYSEFRPILKNQRRSSLDEIIKRDQSPDPQPTSILKRKSSREDDREDRQVGSAEPQGILKRKSTNSQRMTIVNHHVTITMDATNVTGPEILDSSEVRPILKKKHSREESFGSDPPSLEPRPILKKKSSTESDEHDDKPKKTILKCTRKNSQDECNYETELTSPKKLSMLRNRTLQNRTSGVLENDAVRPILKQPGNRDNESRVRLNLYDETVISDDICTEPTNLFLRKRAQSVGHIQYSNIPNEFTGVLNKRRSLELISVGAISEEKSQVKLTTSNIYLKAAPSLDDKSAKTSIIPCDKLYSTTKEKFTDKEKQTVIVFESKEGNKVISDGPVDNNIDNSTPVSIRMSDKEGLNNEILCVKEKADDGNIQESNSVHRSNSVSKMTLHFKTLHEKANSKEKDGMSQKTPNKGSYGVQRYRDRKNQGNDRFNTQPITFQEVQEAVLQNQRNVTSVKKSSLAETTTDDEFDPSKLSLAERVRLFNQKIDTEKSSVSNTMPLERYSRRRPAARYKTQPVTSEEVEVASRISPLNTINQCLLNTSDLPKSILKPVALQAHNSSQTKNLELEGMKLIKSVLKKESEELEQRTSESCDISSRFKLKPNLKLEENQTGSIMENNYPTQYGLSCAYSEKDNHIEDNVQTVIATSKKYEETLQTSGGETFSVSHETCNIKAEAASPYRHPIFSKQTRCTSLSKSVSHHAISNKTNECESNSAIIPKHGVHLPELCRSATQAIPTIDTNDGPSMSIAERLAALQRSGNTNWKRRIASESSNSVDGVCSNSLNKEELSIKQGVLADCLGKLESATEGWKKRIAAPDVTKFTVAGKMKVEQLENLDPGSSSPLIEATGNIIDRKKKTPRPERFRAKKGYMKDAVSTPTSPNKDSCIKLRGSFSEPASDDSAEEMKTGKNVSPIVSVPKIDDETFTSFFTGISLEKCEAESVDLNESDFDMITSQSELLVQKRNIRLKRRRFVSRNPLKTLAARTDLKSEYTEIRTGIAEKVMKQLNIEKLAKNSSLAMEALAGLASTEDFSNITLRNVTDTNISSNRLQPYKDLMLLLIKGRRHVQVRLVEPVAESINSGDNFVLVTKSEVYNYIGKYCNVIEKARGAEIALSIQQNKDLGCQTFQVITINEDKLTCTKSQLQKFWSYLGVENENMDVIEGGHPDEDELYETFMIDTNMVYEIKDEELVPLEKYWGTIPKIEMLDPNKVLVFDFGSEMYIWSGKGASTDKKKLATHLATEMWQEGYDYSECTVCPISAASMIGRRTVSKIDLKSAKVRPKWCLLAKLTQHVETILFREKFLDWPNVSRIIRIRGTKSKENVDGTVTIEVCNINNLLEENTIPVDLVLEGTHLGRGTGWYDDEQMKQFIVTTMGIKVWHIDEFSHSLLDDSSVGQFYSADSYIVYWMYSVTVTGRELSGLPSKHSAKGRDRSVYFIWQGQNASLNEQGAAALLTIELDNDQAPQIRVVQGYEPAAFLNLFSGGMIVHSGKKTNTKCDERWRLYICRGTLESEVSLIEIPCSTRQLRSRGSLILLDTKNNKIYVWHGSNSLPHIKQHAVNAAAKLEKNRPQETGLTFEGDIEIFEIDEGMEPEEFINALGQMNKKLYVSLEKDQLQEHTPRLFHLSSISKEFKSVEMLCPHRASLPTPFPFLQEDLYQVHQPALFLLDNKNELWIWQGWWPNTGAEDQSGSKAVRWQAERRAAMTMAMQYWQRIHPETNKYPIYLVWAGLEPLQFINLFPTWTYRDDIAELNIEDGRNPGEVLTVESELVRLTQSTYPPAQLLQRPLPEGVDPTHLELYLSQQHFQEILGMTKEEFQELPVWRQVNLKKEIGLF; encoded by the exons ATGGTAGCTGCTGGAGCCACAGTTTTAATGGCAACCAGTGAAGGAACttcaaataaaacacaaaataATTCCACACAATATGAAAATCATAATATTTGTTGTCACTATAATGAAGTACATAATAATCAGCAAAATTCAGAATGtccaattaaaaagaatataacacCTTGTAACATAAATA AGAATAAAAGTCGTAGCCCCATGTTGGAAAAAAATAGTCGTTTGATTTCAAGATCGGAAAATAAGGAGAGTAGTAAGAATCTTACATTATATAAAACGGCATCAGTTCGTGAAACAAAAGCTTCTAGATTACGAGCTGCCTCCATTATATCACCTAATG GTGGAACAGTGTTATCAAGAAGATTAGGTATGTCAGAAAATTCTACACCCTTGGGCCTCCAACCTAGTACTAGTTTATCAGTTAAAGAT GAACATCCAATATCAAGTAATAGTAGTATTACAAATTCGCCAAGAGAAAGGgataaaagttataaaagaaaatcatatttaaatCGGTCACTTAATATGGAAACAGCAACAGGAGATCGTTCAAATCAAT CTGAATGTAATATTAGACAAACTAGAAGACAATCAAATAAACAAGGCTACATATCTGATACAATATCTACTTCATATTCTAGTAATCAACATCAAACAACTAATCTAAGTAAAAAACCTTTTGACTCAAAAATCACTTGCCCGAAAGTTAAAGAAAATTGTTCAAAAACTTATACATTGCCTTCACTGAATTCTCCTGCAAACAGTAAACATTCAAATATACAACGAACTAG TAGTGGCGGACATAGTGATTCAGAAGTTTCGCGAAGAGTTGACGCATTAACAGCGTTAACAAAATCTGCAATAGAACGCGTAGAAAGGCTTAAATCACAGTCAAATTTGCCAACAAATTATGGATTACGATTGGAAAATCGTTCATCTAATACTCCATGTCAAGTCACGGAAAACAGTACGAATAATACGCGTGCATTGCAATTATCTCCAAGAAAAAgttctattttaaaaaaatcaaatgATGAACATTCTCAAGATGGATCTTTAAGTCATCAACACACACCGGTTTCAATTCTTAAACATAAGATGTCTGATATTGATACAGGCCAAAATATATCTACCATTGTGAATCATACAATTCTGCCTGTAACATTTTCACCATCTGTTAGGGAACTAACACATAAAAAACATGGTATTTTAAAAAAGCGCAGTAGTTTGGATGAAAGTGAAATACTTCGACGGCGGAGTTGTTCACCCGATATTTCGTCTACTGACAATACTTATTCTGAATTCAGgccgatattaaaaaatcaaaggCGATCATCTTtggatgaaattattaaaagggATCAGAGTCCAGATCCTCAGCCTACTTCaatattaaaacgaaaatCATCTAGAGAAGATGATAGAGAAGATCGTCAGGTTGGTTCTGCAGAACCACAAGGTATACTTAAAAGAAAATCTACGAATAGTCAACGAATGACTATTGTTAATCATCATGTGACGATTACAATGGATGCAACAAACGTCACTGGTCCGGAAATACTTGATAGTTCTGAAGTAAGGCCAATCCTAAAGAAAAAGCATAGTAGAGAAGAATCATTTGGTAGTGACCCACCATCTTTAGAACCACGACCAATACTAAAAAAGAAATCCAGTACAGAATCGGATGAACATGACGATAAACCTAAAAAGACTATTTTGAAATGTACGCGAAAAAATTCACAAGATGAATGTAACTATGAGACAGAATTGACTTCGCCAAAAAAATTGTCAATGCTTAGAAATCGTACGTTACAAAATAGAACAAGTGGAGTGTTGGAGAATGATGCTGTACGACCTATATTAAAGCAACCTGGCAATAGGGACAACGAATCGCGAGTCCGTTTAAACTTATATGATGAAACAGTCATTAGTGATGATATATGTACAGAaccaacaaatttatttttgcggAAAAGAGCACAATCTGTGGGTCATAtacaatattctaatattcctAATGAATTCACTGGTGTACTTAACAAACGAAGATCTCTTGAGTTAATATCTGTAGGTGCTATATCAGAAGAAAAATCACAAGTGAAGTTAACAACCAGTAACATCTATTTAAAAGCAGCTCCTTCCCTAGATGATAAGAGTGCCAAGACTTCTATTATTCCTTGTGACAAATTGTACAG CACAACAAAAGAGAAATTCACAGACAAGGAAAAGCAAACTGTCATAGTATTTGAAAGCAAAGAAGGAAATAAAGTGATTTCAGATGGACCTGTAGATAACAATATTGATAATAGTACTCCAGTTTCCATTAGAATGAGTGATAAAGAGggtttaaataatgaaatactgTGTGTGAAAGAAAAAGCAGATGATGGAAACATCCAAGAAAGTAATAGTGTACATCGCAGCAACAGTGTTTCCAAAATGACATTGCATTTTAAAACTTTACACGAAAAGGCAAATTCTAAGGAAAAGGATGGCATGTCTCAAAAAACACCGAATAAAGGTTCATATGGTGTACAACGATATAGAGATCGAAAGAATCAAGGAAATGATAGATTTAACACACAACCAATAACTTTTCAAGAAGTGCAGGAAGCAGTTCTACAAAATCAACGCAATGTCACATCAGTTAAAAAATCAAGTTTGGCAGAAACTACAACTGATGATGAATTTGATCCTTCTAAATTAAGTTTGGCAGAACGAGTGCGTTTGTTCAATCAAAAAATTGATACCGAAAAAAGTTCAGTATCAAATACCATGCCATTAGAAAGATATTCACGCAGACGGCCAGCTGCTCGTTATAAAACACAACCAGTTACATCCGAAGAAGTCGAAGTAGCATCTCGAATATCTCCATTAAATACTATTAATCAATGTTTGTTAAATACTA gTGATTTGCCGAAAAGCATTTTAAAACCTGTTGCGTTACAAGCGCATAATTCGTCGCAAACAAAAAATCTTGAACTCGAaggaatgaaattaataaaatctgtACTTAAAAAAGAATCTGAAGAACTAGAACAACGGACATCTGAAAGTTGTGATATTTCATCgcgttttaaattaaaacctaatttaaaattggaagaaaatcAG ACAGGGAGCataatggaaaataattatccAACGCAATATGGTTTGAGTTGTGCCTATAGTGAAAAAGATAACCATATAGAAG ATAATGTTCAAACTGTAATTGCTACATCTAAGAAATACGAAGAAACTCTTCAAACATCTGGAGGTGAGACATTCTCTGTAAGTCATGAAACATGTAACATAAAAGCTGAAGCTGCATCTCCTTATCGTCATCCtattttttcaaaacaaaCCAG GTGTACTTCATTGTCAAAGAGCGTTAGTCATCACGCGATTAGCAACAAAACCAATGAATGTGAGTCAAATAGTGCAATAATACCAAAGCATGGTGTACATCTTCCAGAACTATGTCGTAGCGCAACGCAAGCAATACCGACAATAGATACTAATGATGGCCCAAGTATGAGTATTGCAGAACGACTAGCTGCGCTACAACGTAGCGGAAATACAAACTGGAAACGACGTATAGCTTCTGAATCATCTAATTCAGTG gaTGGAGTATGTTCCAATTCATTGAATAAGGAAGAACTGAGTATCAAACAAGGAGTACTTGCAGATTGTCTTGGAAAGTTAGAATCTGCAACAGAAGGTTGGAAGAAAAGAATAGCAGCTCCAGATGTAACAAAGTTTACAGTAGCTGGTAAAATGAAGGTAGAACAATTGGAAAACCTAGATCCAGGATCATCATCTCCGCTTATTGAAGCTACAGGAAATATTatagatagaaagaaaaaaacccCTCGTCCTGAACGATTTAGAGCAaaaaaag GATATATGAAAGATGCTGTATCTACTCCAACTAGTCCAAATAAAGATTCATGTATTAAATTACGAGGAAGTTTCTCTGAACCTGCAAGCGATGACAGTG CTGAAGAAATGAAAACGGGGAAGAACGTATCACCTATTGTCTCAGTACCTAAAATAGACGACGAGACATTCACCTCCTTCTTTACTGGAATTTCATTAGAGAAATGCGAGGCTGAATCTGTTGATTTAAATGAAAGCGATTTCGATATGATTACATCGCAATCTGAATT attaGTTCAAAAGCGAAATATACGATTAAAACGACGACGGTTTGTATCTAGAAATCCACTTAAAACACTTGCTGCTCGTACTGACTTAAAATCAGAGTATACTGAGATACGAACTGGTATTGCGGAAAAAGtaatgaaacaattaaatattgaaaaat TAGCTAAAAATTCATCATTAGCTATGGAAGCTTTAGCTGGCCTAGCTTCTACTGAAGACTTTAGTAATATAACACTAAGGAATGTAACagatacaaatatttcttcgaataGATTACAGCCATACAAAGACTTGAtgttacttttaattaaaggCCGGAGACATGTACAAGTGAGATTAGTCGAGCCAGTCGCAGAAAGCATAAATAGTGGCGACAATTTTGTTCTAGTAACAAAATCAGAGGTTTATAATTACATTGGGAAATATTGTAATGTTATCGAAAAAGCACGAGGTGCAGAAATTGCATTGAGTATTCAGCAAAATAAGGATCTTGGTTGCCAAACGTTTCaagttattactattaatGAAGATAAATTAACTTGCACCAAAAGTCAACTACAAAAATTCTGGAGCTATCTTGGTGTAGAAAATGAGAACATGGATG tcATTGAGGGTGGACATCCTGATGAAGATGAGCTTTACGAAACATTCATGATAGATACAAATATGGTATACGAAATTAAAGATGAAGAACTGGTGccacttgaaaaatattgggGTACTATACCAAAAATTGAAATGCTCGATCCAAATAAG gTGCTAGTATTTGATTTTGGTAGCGAAATGTATATATGGAGTGGTAAAGGAGCTTCAactgataaaaagaaacttgCTACACATCTTGCTACAGAAATGTGGCAAGAAGGATATGATTATTCGGAATGCACTGTGTGCCCAATTAGTGCGGCATCTATGATTGGTAGACGCACCGTGTCAAAAATAGACTTAAAATCTGCTAAAGTCAGACCTAAATGGTGTTTACTTGCCAAATTGACACAACATGTTGAAACAATACTTTTCAGGGAAAAATTCCTTGACTGGCCAAATGTTTCTCGTATAATACGAATTCGAGGTACTAAGAGTAAAGAGAACGTTGATGGAACTGTAACTATAGAAGtgtgtaatattaataatttattagaagaaaatacCATTCCAGTTGATTTGGTTCTTGAAGGAACTCATTTAGGTAGAGGCACTGGTTGGTATGACGATgag CAAATGAAGCAATTCATTGTTACGACAATGGGTATAAAAGTGTGGCATATTGATGAATTTTCACATAGTCTTCTGGATGATTCATCTGTTGGACAATTTTATTCTGCAGAtagttatattgtatattggaTGTATTCTGTTACAGTTACCG GTCGCGAGCTTAGTGGTTTACCATCAAAACATTCTGCAAAGGGACGCGATCGCtcagtatattttatttggcAAGGGCAAAATGCATCTTTGAATGAACAAGGTGCTGCAGCGTTACTAACTATAGAATTAGATAACGATCAAGCACCTCAG ATTCGTGTAGTTCAAGGATATGAACCAGCTGCATTTCTCAATTTATTTTCTGGAGGTATGATTGTACATAGTGGCAAGAAAACGAATACAAAATGTGACGAACGATGGCGATTGTATATATGTCGTGGTACTTTAGAGTCAGAGGTGTCTTTAATAGAGATTCCTTGTAGTACTCGTCAATTACGTAGCAGAGGTTCTCTTATATTATTAGACactaaaaataacaaaatttatgtaTGGCATGGATCTAACTCTTTACCTCATATTAAACAG CATGCAGTTAATGCAGCAGCCAAATTAGAAAAGAATCGTCCTCAAGAAACTGGTTTAACATTTGAAGGTgatatagaaatttttgaaattgatgAAGGAATGGAACCAGAGGAATTCATTAATG CACTGGGACAAATGAACAAAAAGCTGTATGTATCATTAGAAAAGGATCAATTACAGGAACATACTCCAAGACTGTTTCATCTGTCAAGCAtttctaaagaatttaaatctGTAGAAATGTTATGTCCTCATCGTGCTTCTTTACCAACTCCATTTCCTTTTCTACAGGAAGATTTGTACCAAGTTCATCAACCag ccTTATTTTTATTGGATAACAAAAACGAGTTATGGATATGGCAAGGCTGGTGGCCTAATACCGGAGCAGAGGATCAGTCCGGTAGTAAAGCAGTTAGATGGCAAGCTGAAAGAAGAGCAGCAATGACAATGGCTATGCAGTATTGGCAAAGAATTCATCCAGAAACTAATAAATATCCGATTTATCTAGTCTGGGCTGGTCTTGAACCTTTGCAATTTATAAATCTATTTCCTACATGGACATATCGCGACGACATAGCGGAATTAAATATAGag gATGGTCGAAATCCTGGAGAAGTATTAACTGTAGAGAGTGAGTTGGTTCGATTAACGCAGAGTACGTATCCTCCGGCTCAATTACTACAACGACCACTACCAGAAGGAGTTGATCCTACACACCTGGAACTGTATTTATCTCAACAACATTTTCAA GAAATATTAGGTATGACTAAAGAAGAGTTTCAAGAACTTCCAGTTTGGAGACAAGTGAaccttaaaaaagaaataggacTTTTCTGA